One part of the Epinephelus fuscoguttatus linkage group LG12, E.fuscoguttatus.final_Chr_v1 genome encodes these proteins:
- the LOC125898269 gene encoding RING finger protein 145-like, producing the protein MAVKDRVEAVLNVGLRVPSIMLLDVLYRWDVSSFFQKIQRSSLSNNPLFQYKYLALYLHYVGYILSLVLLTLPRQHLVKLYLYVLTALLLFAGHQVSRDYVRSELESGHEGPVYLEPLSMNRFTTALIGQLVVCTLCSCVMQTKRIWLFSAHLLPLVARLCLVPLETIVFINKFSMIFTGLEVIYFLASNLLVPYNLAKTAYRELAQVVEVYGLLALGMSLWNQLVLPVLFMCFWLLLFALQIYSYFSTRDQPTSRERLLFLFLTSIAECCSTPYSLLGLVFTVSFIALGVLTLCKFYLQGYRAFMNDNTMHRGMTEGITLLILAVQTGLIELQVIHRAFLLSIILFIVVASILQSMLEIADPIVLALGASRDKSLWKHFRAVSLCLFLLIFPAYMAYMICQFFHMDFWLLIIISSSILTSLQVLGTLLIYVLFMVEEFRKAPVENMDEVIYCVNGTYRLLEFLVAVCVVCYGVSETVFGEWSVMGSTIILVHSYYNVWLRAQLGWQSFLLRRDAVNKIKSLPTASNTQLEQYNDICAICYQDMNSAVITPCSHFFHAGCLKKWLYVQETCPLCHSQLKSQSPTTTAPNQDVPAANQNPAGQEEAASNEKQEDDTSPDDGKKKETGKQEGDDGPAVLAGETSSSSSDVPSTPQHWAKTPAASSSFSSLSSSPLVTESQSQSLTDHPSSSSFSSSNTSDTHPSPLSLSHPSSSSQPMVQAEVTPAEPEPAPKENPGFLLDSPTASIGPSQFDQPTSHSEEQSPLPCSL; encoded by the exons ATGGCAGTGAAGGACCGTGTCGAGGCGGTGCTCAATGTGGGTCTGCGTGTTCCCAGCATCATGCTGCTGGATGTCTTGTACCGCTGGGATGTCAGCTCCTTCTTCCAGAAGATCCAGCGCTCCAGCCTCTCCAACAACCCCCTGTTCCAGTACAAATACCTGGCACTCTACCTGCACTACGTAG GTTACATCCTGAGCTTGGTGCTCCTGACTCTGCCTCGTCAGCACCTGGTTAAACTCTATCTGTACGTCCTTACGgccctgctgctgtttgctggtCACCAAGTCtcaag GGATTATGTCCGCAGCGAACTGGAGTCTGGCCATGAAGGACCTGTCTACCTTGAACCTCTCTCCATGAACAGATTCACCACTGCGCTCATAG GTCAGCTGGTGGTGTGTACGCTATGTTCCTGTGTGATGCAGACCAAGAGGATTTGGCTCTTCTCTGctcacctcctccctctggTGGCCAGACTGTGTCTGGTCCCACTGGAGACCATCGTCTTCATCAATAAGTTCTCCATGATCTTCACAGGCCTTGAGGTCATTTACTTCCTGGCTTCTAACTTGTTGGTACCATACAACCTGGCCAAAACTGCCTACAGGGAGCTGGCTCAG GTGGTGGAAGTGTACGGGCTGCTAGCTTTGGGTATGTCTCTGTGGAACCAGCTGGTCCTCCCAGTTCTCTTCATGTGTTTCTGGCTACTGCTGTTCGCATTGCAGATCTACTCCTACTTCAGCACCAGAGACCAGCCTACCTCAAGGGAGaggcttcttttcctttttcttacCAG TATTGCAGAATGTTGCAGTACCCCGTACTCCCTGCTGGGTCTGGTTTTCACTGTATCCTTCATTGCTTTGGGAGTTCTCACACTCTGCAAGTTCTACCTGCAAGGTTATAGAGCCTTTATGAATGACAACACCATGCACAG GGGGATGACAGAAGGCATCACCCTGCTGATCCTCGCTGTTCAGACCGGCCTCATCGAGCTTCAGGTCATCCACCGAgccttcctcctctccatcatcCTCTTCATCGTTGTTGCTTCCATCCTGCAGTCCATGCTGGAGATAGCTGACCCCATAGTCCTGGCCCTGGGAGCATCCAGAGACAA GAGTTTGTGGAAGCACTTCAgagctgtgtctctgtgtcttttccTGCTGATCTTTCCAGCCTACATGGCCTATATGATCTGTCAGTTCTTCCATATGGACTTCTGGCTACTCAtcatcatctcctcctccatcctcacGTCACTGCAG GTCCTTGGCACTCTGCTGATCTACGTTCTCTTCATGGTGGAGGAGTTTCGAAAGGCTCCAGTGGAGAACATGGATGAAGTTATCTACTGTGTCAACGGGACCTACAGATTGCTGGAGTTCCTG GTTGCAGTGTGCGTGGTGTGCTACGGCGTGTCAGAGACAGTATTTGGGGAGTGGAGTGTGATGGGCAGCACCATCATCCTGGTCCATTCGTACTATAATGTCTGGCTCCGAGCCCAGCTGGGCTGGCAGAGCTTCCTGCTCAGGAGAGATGCTGTAAACAAGATCAAAAGCCTCCCCACGGCCAGCAACACACAGCTGGAGCAGTATAACGACATCTGTGCTATCTGCTACCAG GACATGAATAGTGCTGTGATCACTCCGTGCAGTCATTTCTTCCACGCTGGCTGTCTGAAGAAATGGCTTTATGTCCAGGAGACATGTCCCCTCTGTCACTCGCAACTCAAGAGCCAATCACCAACCACCACTGCCCCCAACCAAGACGtacctgcagccaatcagaacccTGCAGGGCAGGAAGAAGCCGCATCCAATGAGAAGCAGGAAGATGACACTTCTCCAGACGATGGGAAGAAGAAGGAAACGGGAAAGCAGGAGGGAGATGATGGACCTGCCGTGTTAGCTGGAGAaacctcctcctcgtcctctgaTGTGCCCTCGACTCCTCAGCACTGGGCCAAGACTCCAGCAGCCTCATCGTCTTTTTCTTCGTTGTCTTCTTCCCCACTTGTGACTGAATCTCAGAGCCAGTCGCTCACAGATCATCCCTCTTCGtcttccttctcttcctctaaCACATCGGACACGCACCCCTCTCCTTTATCTCTCTCCCACCCTTCCTCCTCGTCACAGCCAATGGTCCAGGCAGAGGTGACCCCTGCTGAACCTGAGCCCGCCCCTAAGGAAAACCCCGGCTTCCTACTGGACAGCCCGACGGCATCCATTGGTCCATCACAGTTTGACCAGCCCACTTCCCATTCTGAGGAACAGTCGCCTCTTCCTTGCAGCCTCTGA
- the ublcp1 gene encoding ubiquitin-like domain-containing CTD phosphatase 1 — protein sequence MSVSVIIKWGGQEYSISSLSEEDTVMDLKQSIKTLTGVLPERQKLLGLKVKGKPAEDEVKLGSLKLKPNTKIMMMGTREESLEEVLAPPPENDDVVNDFDIEEEVIEVENREENLAKIARRVKDYKVEEMNPPREGKRLLVLDVDYTLFDHKSCAETGQELMRPYLHEFLTSAYEDYDIVIWSATSMKWIDAKMKELGVTDNPNYKITFMLDSAAMITVHTPKRGVVEVKPLGVIWGKYGEFYNRKNTIMFDDIGRNFLMNPQNGLKIRPFMKAHLNREKDRELYKLAQYLKEIAKLDDFSGLNHKHWERYLSKRQHH from the exons ATGTCAGTATCAGTGATCATAAAATGGGGAGGTCAGGAGTACTCCATCAGTTCTCTGTCTGAGGAGGACACAGTGATGGACCTGAAACAGTCCATTAAGACCTTGACTGGGGTGCtgccagagagacagaaactaCTGGGACTCAAGGTCAAAG GTAAACCTGCAGAGGATGAGGTGAAGCTGGGCTCTCTGAAGCTGAAGCCTAACACTAAGATCATGATGATGGGCACTAGAGAGGAGAGTCTG GAAGAGGTTTTAGCCCCTCCCCCAGAGAATGATGACGTGGTCAATGATTTTGACATCGAGGAGGAGGTCATTGAAGTGGAGAACAG AGAGGAGAACCTGGCTAAGATTGCCCGCCGAGTGAAAGACTATAAGGTGGAGGAGATGAACCCTCCCAGAGAAGGCAAGAGGCTTCTGGTCCTGGATGTGGACTACACACTGTTTG ATCACAAGTCGTGTGCAGAAACGGGTCAGGAGCTGATGAGACCATACCTTCATGAGTTTCTGACATCAGCCTACGAGGACTATGACATTGTCATTTGGT CTGCTACAAGTATGAAGTGGATTGATGCCAAAATGAAA gagctGGGAGTGACAGACAACCCTAACTACAAGATTACGTTCATGTTGGACAGTGCAGCAATGATCACGGTACATACCCCAAAGAGAGGGGTCGTGGAG GTGAAGCCGCTGGGTGTGATATGGGGGAAGTACGGAGAATTTTACAACAGGAAGAACACCATTATGTTTGATGACATAGGACGAAACTTCCTCATGAACCCACAGAATGGACTAAAG atcCGACCTTTCATGAAGGCTCACCTTAACAGAGAGAAGGACAGGGAGCTGTATAAACTGGCTCAGTACCTAAAAGAAATCGCcaaacttgatgacttcagtgGACTCAACCACAAACACTGGGAGAG gtACCTATCTAAGAGGCAGCATCACTGA